From the Mycobacterium sp. 155 genome, the window GAGGAGTTCGGGCCGAGCGATCGCGGCCGTGTTGACCGAAACCTTGTCCGCGCCGGCCCGCAGCAGCATGTCGACGTCTTCGACGGACCGCACGCCACCGCCGACCGTCAGCGGGATGAACACCTGCTCGGCGGTGCGCTTGACCACCTCCAGCATGGTGCTCCGGCCGGACGACGACGCCGTCACATCCAGGAAGGTCAGCTCGTCGGCACCCTCGGCGTCGTAGGCCGCAGCCAGTTCGACGGGATCCCCGGCGTCGCGGAGGTTTGCGAAGTTGACGCCTTTTACGACGCGACCGTCGTCGACGTCCAGGCACGGAATGACCCGGGTAGCAACGTCACTGGTCACAGGTAATCCTCCGGGTTGCCTGCAGATTTCACGATGTCCAGTATGCGGTCGTGCACACCGGGTGCCGCGGCCAGCGCCGATTTGGACTCGGCAGTCCATGGCTCACCGGCAAGATCGGTCACGACACCGCCGGCCGCGCGGACGAGTGCCACGCCGGCCGCGTGATCCCAGATGTGATGCCCGAAACTGATGGCGGCGCTCAGGATTCCGGCAGCCACATACGCCAGATCGATGCCGGTGGCGCCATGCATCCGCACACGCGAGCACTCACGGCTCAGATTCGCCAGCACCTGGGCCCGGTACCGCCCCGGGAACCGCCCTCGCGAGTCGATGTTGAACGACTGAATTCCCACGATGGAGTCGGCCAGTGTCGGAGAGCCGAGCGGAGGAAGCGCTTCGGCGTTGTCGTATACCGGTCCACCGGCGAGCGCCGAGTAACGCTGTCCCATGAAGGGCAGCCAGGTCAGGCCCGCGATCGGTTCGCCATTTGCCAACAGCCCCAGCAGAATTGCGGCCATCGGCGAACCCGCCGCGTAGTTGAAGGTGCCGTCGATCGGGTCGAGCACCCACACCAGGTCGGAATCGATCGGTTCACCGCCGAACTCCTCACCGTGTACCCCGATCCCGGTCGCTTCGGCCAACGCCCTGACCACCTGTCGCTCGATGGCCAGGTCGACCTCGGTGGCGAAGTCATTGCCCTGCTTACGGACCGCGGAATCGGCCCGGTGCCCGGCAATGAACGGAGCCGATGCCTCGTCGAGAATCTCGGCCGCAGTGGCGAGCAGCGCGGCCAGCCGGTTGGGGTCCACCGGCTCAGCCGCTGACCGCGGCCAGAGCCTCGGGCAGGGTGAATCGTCCGGCGTACAGTGCCTTTCCGACGATCGCGCCCTCGACACCACGCTCAGTCAGGGTGGCGATGGCCCGCAGATCGTCGAGGCTGGACACACCACCGGAGGCGATGACCGGCACCCCGCTGCGCTCAGCTACCGCGCCGAGCAGCTCCAGATTGGGCCCGGTCAGTGTGCCGTCCTTGGTGACGTCGGTGACCACGTAACGCGAACATCCCTCACGCTCGAGGCGTTGCAGCACGTCCCAGAGGTCGCCGCCGTCAGTTTCCCACCCTCGCCCTCGGAGCCGATGCGCACCGTCCACGATCTGCACATCCAGACCGACGGCCACCTTGTCGCCGTACTCAGCGATAGCCGCCGCGCACCACTGTGGATTCTCCAGC encodes:
- the priA gene encoding bifunctional 1-(5-phosphoribosyl)-5-((5-phosphoribosylamino)methylideneamino)imidazole-4-carboxamide isomerase/phosphoribosylanthranilate isomerase PriA; amino-acid sequence: MTLILLPAVDVVEGKAVRLVQGKAGSETDYGSALDAALAWQRDGAQWIHLVDLDAAFGRGSNRELLAEVVGKLDVDVELSGGIRDDESLKAALDTGCARVNIGTAALENPQWCAAAIAEYGDKVAVGLDVQIVDGAHRLRGRGWETDGGDLWDVLQRLEREGCSRYVVTDVTKDGTLTGPNLELLGAVAERSGVPVIASGGVSSLDDLRAIATLTERGVEGAIVGKALYAGRFTLPEALAAVSG
- a CDS encoding inositol monophosphatase family protein; its protein translation is MDPNRLAALLATAAEILDEASAPFIAGHRADSAVRKQGNDFATEVDLAIERQVVRALAEATGIGVHGEEFGGEPIDSDLVWVLDPIDGTFNYAAGSPMAAILLGLLANGEPIAGLTWLPFMGQRYSALAGGPVYDNAEALPPLGSPTLADSIVGIQSFNIDSRGRFPGRYRAQVLANLSRECSRVRMHGATGIDLAYVAAGILSAAISFGHHIWDHAAGVALVRAAGGVVTDLAGEPWTAESKSALAAAPGVHDRILDIVKSAGNPEDYL